From a region of the Methanobrevibacter thaueri genome:
- a CDS encoding GNAT family N-acetyltransferase, producing METVLTNEKDERFLELVRELDRGYYERIGDELSKYDQYNEFTKPHVVLLALDSGQPIACASYRVMDEDSVEFKRVYVKKAFRKRGIAYCLIRELEKLVMKDDFSFSIIVTGAHNVPAIRLYEKLGYHLTDDFGQFIGDDSVICMRKEFM from the coding sequence ATGGAAACGGTTTTAACCAACGAAAAGGATGAGAGATTCCTGGAGCTTGTCCGTGAACTGGACAGAGGTTATTATGAGCGGATAGGCGATGAGCTGTCAAAGTATGACCAGTACAACGAGTTCACTAAGCCTCATGTGGTCTTGCTTGCCTTGGATTCAGGCCAACCCATTGCATGCGCCAGTTACAGGGTTATGGATGAGGATTCCGTCGAGTTCAAAAGGGTTTACGTTAAGAAAGCTTTCAGAAAGAGAGGAATAGCATATTGTCTCATCAGAGAATTGGAAAAACTGGTGATGAAGGATGATTTCTCCTTTTCCATAATAGTAACAGGAGCCCATAACGTTCCTGCAATCAGGTTGTATGAGAAGTTGGGCTATCACCTGACTGATGATTTTGGCCAGTTCATCGGTGACGACAGCGTAATCTGCATGAGAAAGGAGTTCATGTAA
- a CDS encoding HAD family hydrolase produces the protein MKKLAIFDFDGTLIDSIHDVVRYLNEALSMYDFPTLTSDEYVKYLGGNIDEIVALILEENATPENIRQTKDTYLDIYYRAEKENTVPFPKSVEILRKLQDMGVLIAINSNRFNDSIATFTERHFSDIDFFMIMGHDFDYPSKPDPHAVLEIIKRADVDLSEVIYIGDSGTDIQTARNAGIDCVIVKWGYGNERDSEDEYVLEAIDDFDEIIKYF, from the coding sequence ATGAAAAAACTTGCAATCTTTGATTTTGATGGAACGCTAATAGATTCAATTCATGATGTTGTCAGATACCTCAACGAGGCCCTGTCGATGTATGATTTCCCGACACTGACAAGCGACGAGTATGTCAAGTATCTGGGAGGAAATATCGATGAGATTGTTGCACTCATTCTGGAAGAGAACGCCACTCCCGAAAACATCAGACAAACCAAGGACACCTATCTTGACATCTATTATCGGGCGGAAAAGGAAAACACCGTTCCCTTCCCCAAAAGCGTTGAAATCTTAAGGAAATTGCAGGACATGGGTGTTTTGATAGCAATCAACTCAAACAGGTTCAACGATTCCATCGCCACATTCACCGAAAGGCATTTCTCAGACATTGACTTTTTCATGATAATGGGCCATGATTTTGACTATCCCTCAAAGCCAGACCCTCACGCAGTCCTTGAGATTATCAAAAGGGCTGATGTCGATTTAAGTGAGGTAATCTACATTGGAGACTCCGGAACAGACATCCAAACCGCAAGGAATGCCGGAATCGATTGCGTTATAGTCAAATGGGGTTACGGCAATGAAAGGGACTCGGAAGATGAATATGTCCTTGAGGCGATTGATGATTTTGATGAAATAATTAAATATTTCTAG